One Trichoderma atroviride chromosome 7, complete sequence DNA segment encodes these proteins:
- a CDS encoding uncharacterized protein (TransMembrane:9 (o36-56i103-127o147-166i178-199o231-251i332-348o354-375i482-502o508-528i)) — translation MLADDAPPDDPRGAFPAHAGPRGLTMAEKVLRETSYLYSLVLLVAFISLAAWYSVFNAKKEEDLVQPTVKGPGGKPLPITKRKKRSNGERKIGPRFGSTAKNVFRFLAAVVFASYLVTGVTIFYHAFWHENPYKWSKEGLPWAGEWTVVHLVGATFFYLYILFSLFDWRKGPNIVHLAIWVLSLSGELILFTTTAVVAANCHFVHAPEQDDDETKPESCIDSWTKLDLVLYFVRLLTIGASIALFCVAWILKSHVPDRVEEGLGGISETTPLLLNGQTRSYDARQSTTPEANGRRSRGRTISNAAKPTGGSFSRKDEQAAFYRQKKIPHKTWWEYVRGYSLFFPYLWPKDSTKLQLQVMLCFVLVIIQRLVNVYVPWQIGKVVNKLEAVIRSGDPITTENFPLKDFLILGVLWVLQGQSGLLGSLRSLLWIPVSQYSYRGLTAAAFNHVHSLSLDFHLSKRTGEVLSALNKGSAINAFLEQVTFQVIPMLFDLFLSISVFYFNFGPLYAQLNLVDTCWYLYMTIKMAATRADQRREMTNADREEEAVKNDSISSYETVKYFNAEEYESNRYRAKVEVFQKAEAQVQTGMVLMNICQTFVFNLGRIVAAIVCGWQVTAGMRTTGDWFTVVSYLTQLQGPLNFFGSFYRTVQQAMISGERLLELFKIQPTVVDSPNAVELESFSGHVRWNNVSFSYDPRRPALRNVSFECAPGTTTAFVGESGGGKSTLFRHMFRYYDCDEGSIEFDGKNVKDLTISSVRRHIGVVPQDTTLFNETLMYNLRYANPRASDKEIYAACKAASIHDRIMSFPDGYNTQVGERGLRLSGGEKQRVAIARTILKDPRVIMLDEATSALDSHTEQEIQDNVLNIGQGRTLLIIAHRLSTITHADQIIVLHAGTIVERGNHEDLLNAKGLYHSMWKKQVTAERALTVAREASLQAKRALKAANMDGKNKSSTQMDGYESHGSATELLSDNSQPHGDGEAHPSASSSDNESTHEQEPPRNNRD, via the exons ATGTTGGCCGACGACGCGCCGCCCGACGACCCTCGCGGCGCCTTTCCCGCCCATGCTGGCCCTCGTGGCCTCACCATGGCCGAAAAGGTTCTGCGAGAAACCTCATATCTATACTCTCTGGTTCTGCTCGTGGCCTTCATCTCTCTTGCTGCATGGTACTCtgtcttcaacgccaaaaaggaagaggatcTTGTCCAGCCTACCGTCAAAGGTCCTGGAGGGAAGCCCTTGCCTATTACCAAGCGCAAGAAGCGCAGCAACGGGGAGCGTAAGATTGGTCCTCGTTTTGGCTCGACCGCTAAGAATGTCTTTCGCTTCCTCGCTGCTGTTGTCTTCGCGAGCTATCTGGTTACTGGTGTTACCATTTTCTACCATGCCTTTTGGCACGAGAACCCTTATAAATGGTCAAAGGAAGGGCTTCCCTGGGCTGGCGAATGGACTGTG GTTCATCTCGTGGGCGCTACCTTCTTCTACCTTTATATCCTGTTCTCGCTGTTCGACTGGCGCAAAGGCCCCAATATCGTCCACCTCGCAATCTGGGTTCTGAGTCTTTCCGGAGAGctcatcctcttcaccaccacAGCTGTTGTTGCCGCTAATTGTCACTTCGTTCACGCTCCCGagcaagacgacgacgagaccAAGCCTGAAAGCTGCATTGATTCGTGGACAAAGCTCGATCTCGTTCTCTACTTTGTTCGCCTGCTGACCATAGGCGCTTCCATCGCCCTCTTCTGCGTTGCCTGGATTCTCAAGTCTCACGTCCCAGATAGAGTTGAGGAAGGGCTTGGCGGCATCAGTGAAACCACGCCCCTGCTGCTTAATGGACAGACTCGATCTTATGACGCCAGACAGAGCACCACTCCTGAGGCTAACGGCCGACGATCTCGTGGTAGAACCATCTCCAACGCAGCCAAGCCTACGGGAGGCTCTTTCTCTCGCAAAGATGAACAGGCTGCCTTCTATCGACAAAAGAAGATCCCTCACAAGACCTGGTGGGAGTACGTCAGAGGCtactctctcttcttcccctaTCTCTGGCCCAAAGACTCTaccaagctgcagctccaggtAATGTTGTGCTTCGTTTTAGTCATCATCCAGCGATTGGTCAACGTCTATGTTCCATGGCAGAtcggcaaagtcgtcaaCAAGCTAGAAGCTGTCATCAGAAGCGGCGACCCCATCACCACTGAAAACTTCCCCCTCAAGGATTTCCTCATCTTGGGTGTTCTCTGGGTGCTTCAAGGCCAGTCTGGTCTTCTCGGCTCGCTGAGATCTCTCCTCTGGATTCCTGTTTCGCAGTACTCGTATCGAGGattgacggcggcggcctttAACCATGTCCACTCTCTCAGCCTCGACTTTCACTTGTCGAAACGCACCGGCGAAGttctctctgctctcaaCAAGGGCTCTGCCATCAACGCATTTCTCGAGCAGGTGACATTCCAGGTCATCCCCATGCTCTTCGACTTGTTCCTCTCAATCTCCGTCTTCTACTTCAACTTCGGTCCCCTCTACGCTCAACTGAATCTGGTGGACACTTGCTGGTATCTCTACATGACCATCAAGATGGCCGCCACTAGAGCCGATCAACGACGAGAGATGACCAATGCCGATCGTGAAGAGGAAGCGGTGAAGAATGACTCCATCTCTAGCTATGAGACGGTCAAGTACTTCAACGCAGAAGAATACGAATCCAATCGATATCGTGCCAAGGTTGAGGTTTTCCAAAAGGCCGAGGCCCAAGTCCAGACGGGAATGGTCCTCATGAACATTTGCCAAACCTTCGTTTTCAACCTGGGCAGAATTGTCGCTGCCATCGTGTGCGGCTGGCAGGTCACGGCTGGCATGCGAACTACCGGTGACTGGTTCACAGTCGTCTCTTACCTGACCCAGCTTCAAGGTCCTCTCAACTTCTTTGGCTCTTTCTACCGCACCGTCCAGCAGGCCATGATATCTGGCGAGCGCCTCTTGGAGCTCTTCAAGATCCAGCCAACCGTTGTTGATTCTCCTAATGCCGTCGAACTGGAAAGTTTTAGTGGACACGTTCGATGGAACAATGTGAGCTTTTCTTATGACCCTCGAAGGCCTGCCCTCCGCAACGTCAGCTTTGAATGCGCTCCGGGAACTACAACAGCCTTTGTTGGCGAGTCTGGCGGTGGAAAGTCTACCTTGTTCCGACACATGTTCCGCTACTACGACTGTGACGAGGGCAGCATCGAATTCGACGGCAAAAACGTCAAAGATCTCACAATCAGCTCCGTCCGTCGCCATATCGGCGTTGTTCCTCAGGATACGACTCTTTTCAACGAGACGCTCATGTACAATCTCAGATATGCCAACCCTAGAGCGAGTGACAAAGAGATTTACGCCGCTTGCAAGGCTGCCAGTATCCACGACCGTATCATGTCATTTCCCGACGGTTATAACACGCAGGTTGGAGAACGCGGACTGCGTCTCAGCGGCGGTGAGAAGCAGCGAGTTGCTATCGCTCGTACCATCCTCAAGGATCCTAGAGTTATCATGCTGGATGAGGCTACTTCTGCACTCGACTCGCACACGGAGCAGGAAATTCAAGACAACGTTCTCAACATCGGCCAAGGGCGCACTCTGCTCATTATTGC TCACCGATTGTCTACCATCACCCATGCCGATCAAATCATTGTGCTGCACGCTGGAACGATTGTCGAGCGTGGCAATCACGAGGATCTTCTCAATGCCAAGGGCCTGTACCATTCGATGTGGAAGAAGCAAGTAACGGCTGAGCGCGCATTGACCGTCGCTAGAGAAGCGTCTCTGCAGGCTAAACGAGCCTTGAAAGCTGCTAACATGGATGGCAAGAACAAGTCTAGCACCCAGATGGACGGCTATGAGAGTCACGGGTCTGCGACTGAGTTGCTTAGCGATAACTCTCAGCcgcatggcgatggcgaagcTCATCCttccgcctcttcttccgaTAATGAATCGACTCATGAACAGGAGCCGCCTCGCAATAATCGGGATTAG
- a CDS encoding uncharacterized protein (TransMembrane:7 (i98-115o151-173i194-219o239-258i270-297o317-334i372-393o)) codes for MAGVEPFPLLNTSADQLLGADVNPARRRRKSSGLGGEIRAGDTGAPALASSRVSLNAQDSENYSSESSEDHSGNPRPSKRRRARGLFSQIRQTMVKHTFVLPAVLLLTFLTGYAVNPSEANPLHHFIFLSYPIPQDDPLQPIKYGKGKWDIAFVAFYTIVLSFTREFIMQEVLRPLARRTGLSKGKQARFMEQVYTALYFGILGPAGMYVMSRTPVWYFNTRGMYEGFPHRSHEGVVKFYYLFQAAYWAQQAIVLLLGMEKPRKDFKELVGHHIVSLALIGLSYRFHFTYIGIAVYITHDISDFFLASSKALNYIDHPIVAPYFATFVAVWIYMRHYINLKIIWSLFTEFRTVGPFELNWETQQYKCWISQYITTALLASLQALNLFWLFYILRIAIRFIRDKEATDDRSDEEDDEEEEQSKKPTSSKHNGKKDVPKLEVHYEHDEDKQNGSAKH; via the exons ATGGCGGGGGTAGAGCCTTTCCCGCTGCTCAACACGTCGGCAGACCAACTGCTCGGTGCTGACGTCAACCCGGCGAGGCGCAGGCGCAAGAGCAGTGGCCTTGGAGGAGAGATTCGGGCTGGTGACACTGGCGCGCCCGCGCTGGCGTCCAGCCGAGTCAGTCTCAATGCCCAAGACTCCGAG AACTACTCATCCGAGAGCTCAGAAGACCACTCTGGCAATCCTAGGCCTTCGAAGCGCCGACGCGCCCGTGGGTTATTCTCCCAAATTCGCCAGACCATGGTCAAGCACACTTTTGTCTTGCCTGCCGTCTTGCTACTCACGTTCCTGACTGGTTACGCCGTCAACCCATCGGAAGCCAATCCCCTCCaccacttcatcttcctgtCGTACCCGATTCCCCAAGATGATCCCCTCCAGCCAATCAAGTATGGCAAGGGCAAATGGGACATTGCGTTTGTCGCCTTTTACACCATTGTCTTGTCCTTTACTCGTGAATTCATCATGCAGGAAGTGTTGCGTCCGCTAGCCCGCAGAACGGGTCTCAGCAAGGGAAAGCAGGCCCGCTTCATGGAACAGGTGTACACAGCCCTATACTTTGGCATTTTGGGACCTGCTGGCATGTACGTCATGAGCCGCACGCCTGTTTGGTACTTTAACACACGCGGCATGTACGAGGGTTTCCCGCATCGTTCGCACGAGGGCGTTGTAAAGTTTTACTACCTCTTCCAGGCTGCCTACTGGGCCCAGCAGGCCATCGTTCTTCTCCTGGGAATGGAGAAGCCGCGCAAGGACTTTAAGGAGCTCGTCGGTCACCACATTGTCAGTCTAGCTCTTATCGGCCTGAGTTACCGCTTCCACTTCACCTACATTGGCATTGCTGTCTACATCACCCACGACATCAGCGATTTCTTCCTCGCCTCATCCAAAGCTCTCAACTACATCGACCACCCTATCGTCGCTCCTTATTTCGCCACTTTTGTTGCCGTTTGGATCTACATGCGCCACTACATTAACCTCAAGATCATCTGGTCTCTGTTCACCGAGTTCCGTACCGTCGGCCCCTTTGAGCTCAATTGGGAGACTCAGCAGTACAAGTGCTGGATCAGTCAGTATATCACTACTGCCCTGCTTGCTTCCCTTCAGGCCTTGAATCTGTTCTGGCTTTTCTACATCCTGCGTATTGCCATCCGATTTATTCGCGACAAAGAGGCCACTGATGATCGatctgatgaagaagacgatgaagaagaggaacaaTCGAAGAAGCCCACTTCAAGCAAGCACAATGGAAAGAAGGACGTGCCCAAGCTCGAAGTTCACTACGAACACGATGAAGATAAGCAGAATGGTTCTGCAAAACACTAG
- a CDS encoding uncharacterized protein (EggNog:ENOG41~TransMembrane:5 (n7-18c26/27o109-136i249-272o292-314i326-350o362-379i)): MSVTSMATHVAALAATSSLEASMALCTSTWLPANGILSLSGESDNAILTLDNDALFQAPCPTATIPTVSVAVPESTSTGDGGSSLTLQDLGDDGDDDDSPHFSDFRDPFYASSFPICYALAATTVTAWMLVIMLFITPRSFFDSGVVYLGRPGGFTNSSSGGVNIGGRPWLQKLAALSVAISLTIATADTFRIAKIQYIWGVQNAKVLQNEVMGSTELKAIRVVSDTFLWLAQAQTLIRLFPRHREKIIIKWAAFFLISLDVIFSALNSFLYSDPDSNGNSMPKSFSHPIPALSYLFQLALGVLYAAWVVYYAIMKKRYAFYHPLMKNISLVAIISLGAILIPVVFFILDISKPEFTGWGDYVRWVGAAAASVVVWEWVERIEALEREEKKDGILGREVFDGDDTLEVDAADVPWSRKRRGYKVNGGDGRGVIITAREQRPTEGNGWPGVSVISSRHRERERNTGRGRDMSETSGAEVERTSGHILRPPVWLSRPAPAVTPASRTDTTSAASTVYAVRYQREHPHPQPRPDISRSASHNQRRSPPVEDAISTNLAPSSISPGDSPASHIVIQEPRVPDLEANSSSGGGGRWQTLLRRGSHDTTSTPQSPRAFSDARSATTSRGHMDTNRWDIRSRLEEFAASQAERIRERFRPTTDTDNLPVMVIPAPARRGAALQQVLEEEGEDLSGSVASALRRARASSSSSSSEEMYEARRRNHMGPGIYPTANAAASAYERPIPPSNPPLWPGVRNRYLYDDDYSYDDSVTETSSVISRDHNPDEPDTGQEDRNTIPPREPGPS; this comes from the coding sequence ATGTCGGTGACGTCCATGGCCACCCATGTGGCGGCTCTCGCGGCTACGTCGTCCCTCGAGGCGTCGATGGCGCTGTGCACCAGCACGTGGCTGCCGGCGAACGGAATCCTCTCCCTGAGCGGAGAGTCGGATAATGCCATCCTGACGCTCGACAACGACGCCCTCTTCCAGGCACCGTGCCCAACCGCGACAATACCGACAGTCTCCGTTGCGGTCCCGGAgagcaccagcaccggcgACGGAGGCTCGAGCCTGACTCTCCAGGACCTCGGAGACGAcggtgatgacgatgacagCCCGCATTTTTCCGATTTCCGGGACCCCTTCTACGCCTCGAGCTTTCCCATCTGCTACGCCCTCGCAGCGACTACCGTTACCGCTTGGATGCTCGTCATCATGCTCTTTATCACGCCAAGGTCTTTCTTCGATAGCGGCGTTGTCTACCTTGGCCGGCCCGGTGGCTTTACCAATTCTTCTTCAGGGGGCGTCAATATCGGTGGGCGTCCgtggctgcagaagctggccgCCTTGTCAGTTGCGATATCTCTCACGATAGCCACGGCCGACACTTTCCGGATCGCCAAAATACAGTACATATGGGGCGTGCAGAATGCCAAAGTGCTCCAGAACGAGGTCATGGGGAGTACGGAGCTCAAGGCGATCCGGGTGGTGTCCGACACCTTTCTTTGGCTCGCGCAGGCGCAGACGCTGATCCGGCTGTTCCCGCGCCACCGCGAGAAAATCATAATCAAATGGGCTGCTTTTTTCCTCATCAGTCTTGATGTCATTTTTAGCGCCCTCAACAGCTTTTTATACTCGGATCCGGACAGCAATGGCAATTCTATGCCCAAAAGCTTTAGCCATCCCATCCCGGCGCTTAGTTACTTGTTTCAGCTGGCGCTTGGAGTGCTGTACGCTGCGTGGGTTGTGTACTACGCAATTATGAAGAAACGATATGCTTTCTACCACCCCTTGATGAAGAACATAAGTCTGGTGGCCATCATTTCTTTAGGAGCCATATTGATACCAGTTGTCTTTTTCATACTTGATATATCGAAGCCTGAGTTTACAGGCTGGGGAGACTACGTGCGATGGGTTGgtgcggcagcggccagtGTGGTGGTTTGGGAATGGGTGGAACGGATTGAAGCTTTGGaacgagaagagaagaaggatggaATACTTGGAAGAGAGGTATTTGATGGGGATGATACGTTGGAAGTTGATGCCGCAGACGTTCCCTGGTcacggaagagaagaggatacAAAGTAAACGGCGGGGATGGTAGAGGCGTCATCATCACGGCGCGAGAGCAAAGACCAACTGAAGGCAACGGATGGCCAGGGGTGTCAGTTATCAGCAGTCGCCATCGCGAGCGGGAACGAAATACCGGCCGCGGCCGTGATATGAGCGAAACTAGTGGTGCAGAGGTGGAGAGGACATCAGGACACATTCTAAGACCGCCAGTTTGGCTCTCACGACCTGCTCCAGCCGTAACACCGGCCAGCAGGACCGATACAACAAGTGCTGCCAGCACTGTGTATGCGGTAAGATATCAGAGAGAGCACCCGCACCCGCAGCCCAGGCCGGATATTTCAAGATCGGCGAGCCACAACCAAAGGCGCAGTCCTCCTGTGGAAGACGCGATTTCGACAAACCTAGCACcttcatccatctctccGGGCGATTCTCCGGCAAGTCATATTGTGATACAAGAACCAAGGGTACCGGATCTGGAAGcgaattcttcttctggtggTGGCGGTCGCTGGCAGACGCTGCTTCGTCGTGGAAGCCATGACACCACGTCAACGCCGCAATCTCCTAGAGCTTTTTCGGATGCGCGGTCTGCTACTACTTCAAGAGGTCATATGGACACCAATCGGTGGGATATAAGAAGCAGATTGGAGGAGTTTGCAGCCAGCCAAGCAGAGAGGATTCGAGAAAGGTTCCGGCCCACGACAGATACGGATAATCTCCCCGTGATGGTGATACCGGCACCAGCACGGCGAGGCGCGGCACTGCAACAGGTtcttgaggaagaaggagaagatttAAGCGGTTCGGTAGCATCGGCGTTGCGACGAGCACGAGCatctagcagcagctcatcttcTGAGGAGATGTACGAAGCAAGGAGACGAAACCACATGGGCCCTGGCATTTATCCCACGGCGAATGCGGCGGCTTCAGCGTACGAGAGACCGATACCGCCAAGCAATCCACCTTTATGGCCGGGAGTGCGAAATCGGTACCTCTACGACGACGATTACTCGTATGATGATTCTGTGACGGAGACGTCTTCTGTGATTTCTCGCGACCATAACCCTGATGAGCCGGACACTGGGCAAGAGGACAGGAATACAATACCACCGAGAGAACCGGGGCCGTCTTGA
- a CDS encoding uncharacterized protein (EggNog:ENOG41), translating into MTARWRPRAVEPRRFETGMPFSYQSAAVDLRDEGITEAEARKRLSSYVVVHIEKSLPAIDGEGNLIPSTWDKASHTVLSDIPQQEARHSVRELNRETGCVSDKKSELSSALQRQLERAHTRLENMEPDCRYIYTLVQLGWKFRKIEAPTEYHGRRGKHGSKDRRRDKERHKSKPRKERVSVTAYFKREPSSNANCLKMYNRQQGDKKGYGRQLSSSRMERQLTPGSQSSKSSTTSFSSFSSNDSHDNPTPNSSVDDISAHRNYEERRGRSRYRQSRNGEPLEIMVARLRPRRDSVGRYDCIPPPVPDPTRPEPTPAMDSPRRMARSRSVRDSSRQPRLIQSPLEKQRGHIHNVPYHSSSGKDVKQLGDRFSRASLADEPRNGYPETASDLVTHHTYREPLRQYHGEGDEELRVPEPSGTVWRKQDAQRYMNSRRRFDQDPWDLGRSSPLLYAESGREYR; encoded by the coding sequence ATGACTGCTCGTTGGCGTCCTAGAGCTGTTGAGCCTCGCCGCTTCGAAACAGGCATGCCCTTCTCTTATCAATCAGCAGCTGTTGATCTCCGAGATGAGGGCATCACCGAAGCAGAGGCTCGCAAGCGCCTTTCGTCATATGTTGTCGTTCATATTGAAAAGTCGTTGCCTGCCATCGACGGCGAAGGCAATCTCATACCTTCGACCTGGGACAAAGCATCTCACACGGTCTTGAGTGACATACCTCAGCAAGAGGCGAGACATAGCGTACGTGAGCTTAATCGAGAGACGGGCTGCGTATCGGATAAGAAGAGTGAGCTTTCATCGGCCCTTCAACGGCAGTTGGAGCGTGCGCACACTCGACTGGAGAATATGGAACCGGATTGTCGCTATATCTATACACTTGTCCAGCTAGGATGGAAGTTCAGGAAGATCGAAGCTCCAACAGAGTACCATGGAAGGCGTGGCAAGCATGGCAGCAAGGATAGGAGGAGAGACAAAGAACGACATAAATCCAAGCCTAGGAAAGAACGAGTTTCCGTGACGGCATACTTTAAGAGAGAACCATCTAGCAATGCAAATTGCCTCAAGATGTATAACCGCCAGCAAGGAGACAAGAAAGGATATGGACGTCAACTGAGCTCATCTAGAATGGAGCGCCAGCTTACTCCTGGATCACAAAGTTCCAAAAGTTCAACCACATCCTTCAGCTCTTTCTCCAGCAACGATTCTCATGACAATCCAACGCCAAACTCTTCTGTTGACGACATATCTGCTCATCGCAACTACGAAGAGAGACGAGGGCGAAGTAGGTACCGCCAAAGCAGGAACGGGGAGCCCTTGGAGATTATGGTAGCCCGCCTTCGGCCACGACGTGATTCAGTGGGCAGATATGACTGTATTCCTCCTCCGGTGCCTGATCCTACCAGACCAGAGCCCACGCCTGCAATGGACTCCCCGAGGCGCATGGCAAGATCTCGGTCTGTGAGGGACTCATCACGCCAACCTCGCCTTATCCAAAGCCCTCTTGAGAAACAAAGAGGCCATATCCACAATGTTCCATACCATTCATCGAGTGGTAAAGATGTGAAACAGCTGGGTGACAGATTCAGCCGTGCATCACTGGCAGATGAGCCCAGGAACGGTTACCCAGAGACGGCTTCCGACCTTGTGACTCACCACACTTACAGAGAGCCGTTGAGACAATATCATGGGGAAGGTGATGAAGAGCTAAGAGTGCCAGAACCCAGTGGTACTGTCTGGCGCAAGCAAGATGCGCAGCGATATATGAATAGCAGACGGCGTTTTGATCAGGATCCGTGGGATCTGGGCCGCAGCAGTCCATTGCTGTATGCAGAGAGTGGTAGAGAGTATAGGTGA